The following proteins are encoded in a genomic region of Burkholderia gladioli:
- a CDS encoding secretin N-terminal domain-containing protein, giving the protein MKPITLIFPLIAAMAGGGCAGTYHRADDAASTSPAQGIEALQRRQAESPRDIEAAQAAATGLQDYVRGETSQAETRAALGDYPAAAEHLSNALAHDPGNLQAEQLRGQLVRRQQADADLARARQLSRSRPRQALDLVRGVLGEQPAHREARRLRDALLRDTKASRAARPQLADALRKPVSLNFRSQPIGRIFEAISRVSGVNFVFDSEVQADMPASLFARRTTAENAIELLLRTSQLEKRVLDRHTLLVYPARPEKARDYREFAIRTFFLSHAEAKSVMAALRQMVKPKDIYVDERVNAIVLRDTPETIQVAERVVIGLDIPQSEVTLDVQVLEVNVNDSVDLGLQYPGKIQFSALGAGEEAGLTLGDLLRLNRDRIGVASESGALSMAIDMLQKQGKTRTLANPKIRVRNLEKANIRIGERVPIVTTTNGNGVVTESVSYQDVGLMLKVEPRVSLDDEVSVKVSLEVSNILSEQRTRSGLVAYSLGTRNADTLMTARNGQTQVLAGLIKRSEIESRAGLPWLSSLPVLGRLFGSDRTRNEETEIVLLITPHIERRLDLPEAAVTTFLSGTETRVTTEALSLAPAGAGREPSPPKLHEPILAADVVDAEAREVDEGSEPGLVDQVQASEAGDEGKREAKDRKPAAGSDPSPTTGPGPAAGEAVEHRGVGGMMRTRNTNDTRRDGARLPAPFRDGRQS; this is encoded by the coding sequence GCCGCGAGCACGAGCCCCGCGCAGGGGATCGAGGCGCTGCAGCGCCGGCAAGCCGAATCGCCTCGCGACATCGAGGCCGCGCAAGCGGCGGCGACCGGTTTGCAGGACTATGTCCGGGGCGAAACGAGTCAGGCCGAGACGCGAGCCGCGCTCGGCGATTACCCGGCCGCGGCCGAGCACCTGTCGAACGCGCTGGCGCATGATCCGGGCAACCTGCAGGCGGAACAGTTGCGCGGGCAACTGGTGCGCCGCCAGCAGGCAGACGCCGATCTCGCGCGTGCCCGGCAACTGAGCCGGAGCCGGCCGCGGCAAGCGCTGGACCTGGTGCGCGGCGTGCTCGGCGAGCAGCCCGCGCATCGCGAGGCCCGGCGCCTGCGCGATGCGCTGCTGCGCGACACGAAGGCGAGCCGCGCCGCGCGCCCGCAACTGGCCGACGCCTTGCGCAAGCCGGTGTCGCTCAATTTCCGCTCGCAGCCGATCGGCCGGATCTTCGAGGCGATCTCGCGCGTATCGGGCGTGAACTTCGTGTTCGACAGCGAGGTGCAGGCCGACATGCCGGCCTCGCTGTTCGCGAGACGGACCACGGCCGAGAACGCCATCGAGCTGCTGCTCAGGACCAGCCAGCTCGAAAAGCGCGTGCTCGACCGCCATACCTTGCTGGTCTATCCGGCGCGCCCGGAAAAGGCGCGCGACTACCGGGAGTTCGCGATTCGCACCTTCTTCCTCTCGCATGCCGAGGCGAAATCGGTGATGGCCGCCTTGCGCCAGATGGTCAAGCCCAAGGACATCTACGTGGACGAACGCGTCAATGCCATCGTGCTGCGCGATACGCCCGAGACGATCCAGGTGGCGGAGCGCGTGGTGATCGGGCTCGACATCCCGCAATCCGAGGTGACGCTGGACGTGCAGGTGCTCGAGGTCAATGTGAACGACAGCGTCGACCTGGGCCTGCAATACCCGGGGAAGATCCAGTTCAGCGCGCTCGGCGCCGGCGAGGAGGCGGGCCTGACGCTCGGCGACCTGCTGCGCCTGAATCGCGACCGGATCGGCGTCGCGAGCGAATCGGGCGCACTCTCGATGGCGATCGACATGCTGCAGAAGCAGGGCAAGACGCGCACGCTGGCCAATCCCAAGATCCGCGTGCGCAACCTGGAGAAGGCCAATATCCGGATCGGCGAGCGCGTGCCGATCGTGACCACCACCAACGGCAACGGCGTGGTGACGGAATCGGTCAGCTACCAGGACGTGGGCCTGATGCTGAAGGTCGAGCCGCGCGTCAGCCTGGACGACGAGGTCAGCGTCAAGGTGAGCCTGGAGGTCAGCAACATCCTGTCCGAGCAGCGGACCCGCAGCGGCCTGGTCGCCTATTCGCTCGGCACGCGCAATGCCGACACGCTGATGACGGCGCGCAACGGCCAGACGCAGGTGCTGGCGGGCCTGATCAAGCGCAGCGAGATCGAGAGCCGCGCCGGCTTGCCGTGGCTGTCGTCCTTGCCGGTGCTCGGCAGGCTGTTCGGTTCGGACCGGACCCGCAACGAGGAAACCGAGATCGTGCTGCTGATCACGCCGCATATCGAACGCCGGCTCGACCTGCCCGAGGCGGCGGTGACGACGTTTCTCTCTGGTACCGAGACGCGCGTGACCACCGAGGCGCTGAGCCTGGCGCCGGCCGGCGCCGGGCGGGAGCCTTCCCCGCCGAAGCTGCACGAGCCGATCCTTGCCGCTGATGTGGTGGATGCCGAAGCGCGCGAGGTGGATGAGGGCAGCGAGCCGGGCCTTGTCGACCAGGTGCAGGCAAGCGAGGCGGGCGATGAGGGAAAACGCGAGGCGAAGGACCGGAAGCCGGCCGCGGGCAGCGATCCGTCGCCGACGACAGGGCCGGGGCCTGCCGCCGGCGAAGCCGTCGAGCATCGCGGCGTGGGCGGCATGATGCGCACGCGCAATACGAACGACACGCGGCGCGACGGCGCTCGATTGCCGGCACCGTTCCGCGATGGGAGGCAATCGTGA
- a CDS encoding type II secretion system protein, protein MIGRRRHPHRAAQRGFTLIELLASLTLLALLLSVAMPLADVVKRRAGETELRRALVSIRGALDAYKRASDEGRIERSIDDSGYPPDLRTLVDGVRDRKSPTGNRLYFLRRIPLDPMCECEGTAPEQMWETRSYDSDAERFSAGADVFDVRSRNRQEGLDGIPYHQW, encoded by the coding sequence GTGATCGGCCGCCGTCGCCATCCCCATCGCGCCGCGCAACGCGGCTTCACGCTGATCGAATTGCTCGCCTCGCTGACGCTGCTGGCCTTGCTGCTCAGCGTGGCGATGCCGCTGGCCGACGTCGTCAAGCGCCGCGCCGGCGAGACTGAGCTGCGTCGCGCCCTGGTCAGCATCCGCGGCGCGCTGGATGCCTACAAGCGCGCCTCCGACGAAGGGCGTATCGAACGGAGCATCGACGACAGCGGTTATCCGCCGGACCTGCGCACGCTGGTCGACGGCGTGCGCGACCGCAAGAGCCCGACCGGCAACCGGCTCTATTTCCTGCGGCGGATTCCGCTCGACCCGATGTGCGAATGCGAGGGCACGGCGCCCGAGCAGATGTGGGAAACCCGCAGCTACGACAGCGACGCGGAGCGCTTTTCGGCCGGCGCCGACGTGTTCGACGTGCGCTCGCGCAACCGACAGGAGGGCCTCGATGGCATCCCGTATCACCAATGGTAG
- a CDS encoding type II secretion system protein: MASRITNGSGRGRARGFTLVELLVVMAIIAALTAFVAPNYLKQGDRAKETVLRHNLHALRESIDDYRVDHGRDPDSLQSLVDGRYLRELPLDPLTGRRGSWVPMQGELGGVHDVRSGARGQGLDGSAYETW, translated from the coding sequence ATGGCATCCCGTATCACCAATGGTAGCGGCCGGGGTCGCGCGCGCGGCTTCACGCTCGTCGAACTGCTGGTGGTGATGGCGATCATCGCCGCCTTGACGGCCTTCGTGGCGCCCAACTACCTGAAGCAGGGCGACCGCGCCAAGGAAACCGTGCTGCGCCACAACCTGCATGCGCTGCGCGAGTCGATCGACGACTACCGCGTCGATCACGGCCGCGATCCCGATTCGCTGCAGTCGCTCGTCGATGGACGCTACCTGCGCGAGTTGCCGCTCGATCCGCTGACCGGCAGACGCGGCAGCTGGGTGCCGATGCAGGGCGAACTCGGCGGCGTGCACGACGTGCGCAGCGGCGCCAGAGGGCAGGGCCTGGACGGGAGCGCCTATGAAACCTGGTAG
- a CDS encoding response regulator transcription factor, which produces MIVAILEDVVAQANFVAAWLEKAGHQPLVRHDGDSFVELVSRERVDLLLLDWDVPGKSGIEVMRWVRERFGAQLPIVMMTQHDGEDDIVHGLDNGADDYLVKPLRERELVARVNAQMRKYYPQAGQGRRIEIGRFVIDATEHVARIDERAVELSQREFELALMLFENVGRIVSKDALIKRIWGGVDRRYDATLATYVSKLRSALELRSHNGLVISTIYNHGYRLERV; this is translated from the coding sequence ATGATCGTCGCGATTCTGGAAGATGTCGTGGCGCAGGCGAACTTCGTGGCCGCCTGGCTGGAGAAGGCCGGCCACCAGCCCCTGGTGCGGCATGACGGCGACAGCTTCGTCGAGCTGGTGAGCCGCGAGCGCGTGGACCTGCTGCTGCTCGACTGGGACGTGCCGGGCAAGTCGGGCATCGAGGTGATGCGCTGGGTGCGCGAGCGATTCGGCGCGCAACTGCCGATCGTGATGATGACGCAGCACGACGGCGAGGACGACATCGTGCACGGCCTGGACAACGGCGCCGACGACTACCTGGTCAAGCCGCTGCGCGAGCGCGAGCTGGTCGCGCGCGTCAACGCGCAGATGCGCAAGTATTATCCGCAGGCGGGGCAAGGCCGGCGCATCGAGATCGGCCGCTTCGTGATCGACGCGACCGAGCATGTCGCGCGCATCGACGAGCGCGCCGTGGAGCTCTCGCAACGCGAGTTCGAACTGGCGCTGATGCTGTTCGAGAACGTCGGCCGGATCGTGTCGAAGGATGCGCTGATCAAGCGGATCTGGGGCGGCGTCGATCGCAGGTACGACGCCACGCTCGCCACCTATGTGAGCAAGCTGCGCTCGGCTCTGGAACTGCGTTCGCACAACGGCCTGGTCATCTCCACCATCTACAACCACGGTTATCGGCTCGAACGGGTTTGA
- a CDS encoding ATP-binding protein, giving the protein MLDRFIRGKREAKRARTSSWTVAVALLACSALSYTPDGESLFAPFDLLHWQLVAHHEHGENTDAGRVVTVVIDARTVEALGPATVYARETHARLLDRLRMAASVSLDFPMVNRQPGDAMLARAIARHGRVVLTAQSNGLAGRVDLLVAPPPVLANAAAAVGQRKLVFGSGHTVQGIVPFLAVGPAGFEEAHVSRLALQVAEAVPALRNLRGLVQAHVSSMGRVVPGALALSFPNDFDLRQYSYLDVLEGRVPEAAFAGRVVFVGDTATGLSGGPYHLSARGAPLTRVQIDAQAADELLDGKVVLRVPFVLQILCGLAAASGMILICARASGRRSNAMALAWMLAIAAALTALPMLSRYWIPLGPALASCVAIYAVYGWRRAAGVRRMLRHELDGLHAAGLPLAADGHAREASPDDELDALVQGMRTSRTAYVGLIRSLPYPVFVERGAKLVLSNERGRELVERLAAAREPAIMMLAREQIRLAKAAGEIRTLELNLGGRAQMMMVTPFGEGGEGGEMGEAADASDMGSMICLVDVHDIKAAAEHDRMTLRHMAHDLRNPLSTMLSLLEARGMGGGDGKGEARDLIADLHQLVDYSLRVAQDFTQLSRAEHLDARSYLPVSAADLAAEAIDQVWHGAAAKRIAIDGPRLDGGDAWVLGSPDMLLRALVNLLDNAIKYSAPDTRIEVRLALRADDVAIGIEDQGCGIAVEAMPHLFEPFFQVGGTRGDPALGVGLGLPFVRAVVARHGGTVEASSTPGLGSRFTIALPRTEAVLLDA; this is encoded by the coding sequence GTGCTTGACCGGTTCATTCGCGGAAAACGCGAAGCGAAGCGCGCACGGACGTCGAGCTGGACCGTCGCCGTGGCGCTGCTCGCGTGCTCCGCCCTGAGTTACACGCCCGACGGCGAATCGCTGTTCGCGCCGTTCGACCTGCTGCACTGGCAGCTCGTGGCGCATCACGAGCATGGCGAGAATACCGACGCGGGCCGCGTGGTGACGGTGGTCATCGATGCGCGCACGGTCGAGGCGCTCGGGCCTGCTACCGTCTATGCCAGGGAAACCCATGCGCGCCTGCTCGATCGCTTGCGCATGGCGGCCAGCGTCAGTCTCGACTTCCCGATGGTGAACCGCCAGCCCGGCGATGCCATGCTCGCGCGTGCCATCGCGCGCCACGGGCGCGTGGTGCTGACCGCGCAGTCGAACGGCCTGGCGGGGCGCGTCGACCTGCTGGTCGCGCCGCCGCCCGTGCTGGCGAATGCCGCCGCGGCGGTCGGGCAGCGCAAGCTGGTGTTCGGCAGCGGCCATACCGTGCAGGGCATCGTGCCGTTCCTGGCGGTGGGGCCCGCGGGTTTCGAGGAGGCGCATGTCTCGCGCCTGGCCTTGCAGGTTGCCGAGGCGGTGCCGGCGCTGCGCAACCTGCGCGGCCTGGTCCAGGCCCATGTCTCGTCGATGGGGCGGGTGGTGCCGGGGGCGCTCGCCTTGTCGTTCCCGAACGATTTCGACCTGCGCCAGTATTCCTATCTCGACGTGCTCGAAGGCCGCGTGCCGGAAGCCGCGTTCGCCGGGCGCGTGGTGTTCGTGGGCGACACCGCGACGGGCCTGTCGGGCGGCCCCTATCACCTGTCGGCGCGCGGCGCGCCCCTGACCCGCGTGCAGATCGATGCCCAGGCCGCCGACGAACTGCTCGACGGCAAGGTGGTGCTGCGCGTGCCGTTCGTGCTGCAGATCCTGTGCGGTCTTGCCGCCGCGTCCGGCATGATCCTGATCTGCGCGCGCGCATCGGGGCGGCGCTCGAATGCGATGGCGCTGGCCTGGATGCTGGCGATCGCGGCCGCGTTGACGGCGCTGCCGATGCTGAGCCGCTACTGGATACCGCTGGGGCCGGCGCTCGCGAGCTGCGTGGCGATCTACGCCGTTTATGGCTGGCGGCGGGCCGCCGGCGTGCGGCGGATGCTGCGGCACGAACTGGATGGATTGCACGCAGCGGGCTTGCCGCTGGCTGCCGATGGACACGCGCGCGAAGCGTCGCCCGACGACGAGCTCGACGCGCTGGTGCAAGGCATGCGCACCTCGCGCACGGCCTATGTCGGCCTGATCCGGTCGCTGCCTTATCCGGTGTTCGTCGAGCGGGGCGCGAAGCTGGTGCTGAGCAACGAGCGCGGGCGCGAGCTTGTCGAGCGACTGGCGGCGGCGCGGGAGCCGGCGATCATGATGCTGGCGCGCGAGCAGATCCGCCTCGCGAAAGCGGCGGGCGAGATCCGCACGCTGGAGCTGAACCTCGGCGGCCGCGCGCAGATGATGATGGTGACGCCGTTCGGCGAGGGCGGCGAGGGCGGTGAAATGGGCGAGGCCGCCGACGCGAGCGACATGGGCAGCATGATCTGCCTGGTCGACGTGCACGACATCAAGGCGGCCGCCGAGCACGATCGCATGACCTTGCGCCACATGGCGCACGACCTGCGCAATCCGCTTTCGACCATGCTGAGCCTGCTGGAGGCGCGCGGCATGGGCGGCGGCGACGGCAAGGGCGAGGCGCGCGACCTGATCGCGGACCTGCACCAGTTGGTCGACTACAGCTTGCGCGTCGCGCAGGACTTCACGCAGCTCTCGCGCGCCGAGCATCTAGACGCGCGCAGCTACCTGCCCGTGTCGGCGGCGGACCTCGCGGCCGAGGCGATCGACCAGGTCTGGCACGGCGCCGCCGCGAAGCGGATCGCCATCGACGGGCCCCGGCTCGATGGCGGGGATGCCTGGGTGCTCGGCAGCCCCGACATGCTGCTGCGCGCACTGGTGAACCTGCTCGACAATGCCATCAAGTATTCGGCGCCGGATACGCGCATCGAGGTGAGGCTCGCGCTGCGCGCCGACGACGTGGCGATCGGCATCGAGGACCAGGGATGCGGGATCGCCGTCGAGGCGATGCCGCATCTGTTCGAGCCGTTCTTCCAGGTCGGCGGCACGCGCGGCGACCCCGCGCTCGGGGTGGGGCTCGGCCTGCCGTTCGTGCGGGCCGTGGTGGCGCGCCATGGCGGGACGGTCGAGGCGAGCTCGACGCCGGGCTTGGGCAGCCGCTTCACGATCGCGCTGCCGCGCACGGAGGCGGTGCTGCTCGACGCGTGA
- a CDS encoding SDR family oxidoreductase, with translation MSETNSRRDFLRHAAAGTAGMAVAAVPGIAAAADGAPDAMPPLARMRNPHDLYPRAPFARQVQPVPGLASKMVPRPDHGETSYRGSNRLAGRKALVTGGDSGIGRAAAIAFAREGADVAINYLPVEESDAREVVALIRKEGRKCVAIPGDIRTEAFCRQLVERAVAELGGLDVLVSNAGHQQARDDIQDISSEQFEQTMKTNVYAPFWIAKAALPHMPAGSSVILTTSEQAFLPSANLLDYAPTKAANIAFVKALAKQQAPRGIRVNAVAPGATWTPLQTSGGQPPEVIDRFGQDNPTGRPAQPVELAPLYVTLASAESSFSSGQVFGANGATGAA, from the coding sequence ATGTCCGAAACCAATTCGCGACGTGATTTCCTTCGTCACGCGGCAGCCGGCACGGCCGGCATGGCGGTGGCCGCCGTACCGGGTATCGCCGCGGCCGCCGATGGCGCGCCGGATGCGATGCCTCCCCTGGCCCGCATGCGCAATCCCCACGACCTGTATCCGCGCGCGCCGTTCGCGCGCCAGGTCCAGCCGGTGCCCGGCCTGGCCTCGAAGATGGTGCCGCGCCCCGATCACGGGGAAACCAGCTATCGCGGCTCGAACCGGCTGGCGGGGCGCAAGGCCCTCGTCACCGGCGGCGACAGCGGCATCGGCCGCGCCGCGGCGATCGCCTTCGCGCGCGAGGGCGCCGACGTGGCGATCAACTACCTGCCGGTCGAGGAAAGCGACGCGCGCGAAGTGGTCGCCCTGATCCGCAAGGAAGGGCGCAAGTGCGTGGCGATTCCCGGTGACATCCGCACCGAGGCGTTCTGCCGGCAACTGGTGGAGCGGGCCGTCGCCGAGCTCGGCGGCCTCGACGTGCTGGTCAGCAACGCCGGCCACCAGCAGGCCAGGGACGATATCCAGGACATCAGCTCGGAGCAGTTCGAGCAGACCATGAAGACCAATGTCTATGCGCCGTTCTGGATCGCGAAGGCCGCGCTGCCCCATATGCCGGCCGGATCGTCGGTGATCCTGACGACTTCGGAGCAGGCCTTCCTGCCGTCGGCCAACCTGCTCGACTACGCGCCCACCAAGGCGGCGAACATCGCCTTCGTGAAGGCGCTGGCCAAGCAGCAGGCGCCCAGGGGCATTCGCGTCAATGCGGTGGCGCCGGGCGCGACCTGGACGCCGCTGCAGACGAGCGGCGGCCAGCCGCCCGAGGTGATCGACCGCTTCGGCCAGGACAATCCCACCGGGCGGCCGGCGCAACCGGTCGAACTGGCACCGCTCTACGTGACGCTCGCATCGGCGGAATCGAGCTTCTCCAGCGGCCAGGTGTTCGGCGCGAACGGCGCGACGGGCGCCGCCTGA
- a CDS encoding LysR family transcriptional regulator yields the protein MELRQLRHFVAVAEEANFTRAAERCHIVQSALSTSIRLLEEELGTRLLVRTTRHVSLSEAGAAFLESARSALGILDRAVVGVERMRSARRRTLSIGIVQSLPPFLALPALLSRFDRAHPQVEVRLVQDTADVLNARVEDRQLDLAILPIDERNERLVSRIVACDRMVLACDRGHPLAGAASVTLDQLTGEAFVDFVPGQGTRGSVDRGFAAAGLQRGVAFEVGDLDTLLDLVSQGLGVAVLPEDIVASRAGRFACVGIEAENLCWELVVTHLAAAGYPDDTLDPAPAAFLAMLLAGAAEESRLDGQAVS from the coding sequence GTGGAACTGAGACAGTTACGACATTTTGTTGCCGTCGCCGAGGAGGCGAACTTCACGCGCGCGGCCGAGCGCTGCCATATCGTCCAGTCGGCCCTGTCGACCTCGATCCGGCTGCTCGAGGAGGAACTGGGCACCCGGCTGCTGGTGCGCACCACGCGCCATGTCAGCCTGTCCGAGGCGGGCGCGGCCTTTCTCGAGAGCGCGAGAAGCGCGCTCGGGATTCTCGATCGCGCCGTCGTCGGGGTCGAGAGGATGCGCTCGGCGCGGCGCCGCACGCTGTCGATCGGCATCGTGCAGAGTTTGCCGCCGTTCCTGGCCTTGCCGGCCTTGCTGTCGCGTTTCGATCGCGCGCATCCGCAGGTCGAGGTGCGGCTGGTGCAGGACACCGCGGACGTGCTCAACGCCAGGGTGGAGGATCGGCAGCTCGATCTCGCGATCCTGCCGATCGACGAGCGCAACGAGCGGCTGGTCTCGCGCATCGTCGCCTGCGATCGGATGGTGCTCGCCTGCGATCGCGGCCATCCGCTGGCCGGCGCCGCCTCGGTGACGCTGGATCAGCTCACGGGCGAGGCCTTCGTCGATTTCGTGCCCGGCCAGGGCACGCGCGGCAGCGTCGATCGCGGTTTCGCGGCGGCCGGCCTGCAGCGCGGCGTGGCGTTCGAGGTCGGCGATCTCGATACCTTGCTGGACCTGGTCTCGCAGGGCCTGGGTGTCGCGGTGCTGCCGGAGGATATCGTCGCGAGCCGCGCCGGGCGGTTCGCCTGCGTGGGGATCGAGGCCGAGAATCTGTGTTGGGAGCTGGTGGTCACGCACCTGGCCGCGGCGGGTTATCCCGACGACACGCTGGATCCGGCGCCGGCCGCGTTCCTGGCGATGCTGCTGGCGGGGGCAGCGGAGGAAAGCCGCCTCGATGGACAGGCCGTGTCATGA
- a CDS encoding tetratricopeptide repeat protein, translated as MENRQILELATTHHLAGRLAEARDLYQRALALEPGEANLMFRLGMLDLQSGAYAAALDWLDAALARAPGNARYHLARGHVFAAAQCFAEAIGAYRQALALDADSIDAHFALASALQSAGQAAPAIEAYTALLERDPARVDALNNLGNCHHQLGEHQAAQAAYLRALELQPGDADALTNLGTLALATGQLDESVALLEMARQVAPDSPVVLANLGVALHRHGEFARSAALLTRTLALDPVFPEAAYNLANALHALGRRREALDHYQRAIEQAPAHADAYNNLGVVYQEAGSLHDAADAFDTAIRLRPAFLAALNNLAVTMRMLGAMDEAEARLRDALAIDPRHSASHNNLGNVLKDQGRLDEGIDCYRHALACDPANVVAHGNLLYALSFQATHPEAILDEARRWSARHEAPLRAHREPHARPAEPSRRLRIGYVSPDFRNHCQALFTIPLLSHHDHARFEIVCYSSVTRPDALTRRIAGHADLWREVRQLDDERLARLIREDGIDILIDLSMHMADSRPLLFARKPAPVQIAWLAYPGTTGIEAIDYRLTDPWLDPAGADGWYSERSLRLPETFWCYDPLTDTPEVNALPALANGYPTFGCLNNPCKLGDASFRLWAEVMRGFDEARLILMAPEGSARRRLLDRLRGHGIDDERVAFTAFRPRAEYLRTYHEIDIGLDTLPYNGHTTSLDSYWMGVPVVTRITDTVVGRAGLSQAANLGLSEIVADSDARFVEIATGLARDLPRLAAMRAGLRARLAASPLMDGARFARHVEAAYRGAWQNWCAAA; from the coding sequence ATGGAAAACAGGCAGATACTCGAACTCGCGACCACGCATCATCTCGCGGGCCGGCTGGCCGAGGCGCGCGACCTGTACCAGCGCGCGCTCGCGCTCGAGCCCGGCGAGGCGAACCTGATGTTCCGCCTAGGCATGCTGGACTTGCAGAGCGGCGCCTACGCCGCCGCGCTCGACTGGCTCGACGCCGCGCTGGCGCGCGCCCCCGGCAACGCCCGCTACCACCTCGCGCGCGGCCACGTGTTCGCGGCCGCGCAATGCTTCGCGGAGGCGATCGGTGCCTACCGGCAGGCCCTCGCCCTCGACGCCGATTCCATCGACGCGCATTTCGCGCTGGCCTCGGCGCTGCAATCGGCCGGCCAGGCCGCGCCTGCCATCGAGGCCTATACCGCGCTGCTGGAGCGCGACCCCGCCCGCGTCGACGCGCTCAACAACCTCGGCAACTGCCACCACCAGCTCGGCGAGCACCAGGCCGCGCAAGCCGCCTACCTGCGCGCGCTCGAACTGCAGCCCGGCGACGCCGATGCGCTGACCAACCTCGGTACGCTGGCGCTGGCGACCGGCCAGCTCGACGAATCGGTGGCCCTGCTCGAGATGGCCCGGCAGGTCGCACCCGACTCGCCGGTGGTGCTGGCCAACCTCGGCGTCGCCCTGCATCGGCACGGCGAATTCGCCCGCAGCGCCGCCCTGCTGACGCGCACCCTGGCGCTGGATCCCGTCTTCCCCGAAGCCGCCTACAACCTCGCCAACGCGCTGCATGCGCTCGGCCGGCGTCGCGAGGCGCTGGACCACTACCAGCGCGCGATCGAACAGGCACCCGCGCATGCCGATGCGTACAACAACCTGGGCGTGGTCTACCAGGAAGCCGGCTCGCTGCACGACGCGGCCGACGCCTTCGATACCGCGATTCGCCTGCGTCCCGCCTTCCTGGCCGCGCTCAACAACCTGGCCGTGACGATGCGCATGCTAGGCGCGATGGACGAGGCCGAGGCGCGCCTGCGCGACGCGCTCGCCATCGATCCGCGCCACTCGGCCAGCCACAACAATCTCGGCAACGTGCTGAAGGACCAGGGCCGCCTCGACGAGGGCATCGACTGCTATCGCCATGCGCTCGCATGCGACCCGGCCAACGTGGTGGCGCATGGCAACCTGCTCTATGCACTGAGCTTCCAGGCCACGCATCCCGAGGCGATCCTCGACGAGGCGCGCCGCTGGTCGGCGCGACACGAGGCGCCCCTGCGCGCGCATCGCGAGCCGCATGCGCGGCCGGCCGAGCCATCGCGCCGCCTGCGCATCGGCTATGTGTCGCCGGACTTCCGCAACCATTGCCAGGCGCTGTTCACGATCCCGCTGCTCTCGCATCACGATCACGCGCGCTTCGAGATCGTCTGCTATTCGAGCGTGACGCGCCCGGACGCGCTGACCCGGCGCATCGCCGGCCACGCCGATCTCTGGCGCGAGGTCAGGCAGCTCGACGACGAGCGGCTGGCGCGGCTGATCCGCGAGGACGGCATCGACATCCTGATCGACCTCTCGATGCACATGGCTGACAGCCGGCCGCTGCTGTTCGCGCGCAAGCCCGCGCCGGTGCAGATCGCCTGGCTGGCCTACCCAGGCACCACCGGCATCGAGGCGATCGACTACCGCCTGACTGATCCCTGGCTCGATCCCGCCGGCGCCGACGGCTGGTACAGCGAGCGCTCGCTGCGCCTGCCCGAGACCTTCTGGTGCTACGACCCGCTGACCGACACGCCCGAGGTCAATGCCCTGCCGGCGCTCGCGAACGGCTATCCCACCTTCGGATGCCTGAACAATCCCTGCAAGCTCGGCGATGCCTCGTTCCGTCTGTGGGCCGAGGTGATGCGCGGGTTCGACGAGGCGCGGCTGATCCTGATGGCGCCGGAAGGCTCGGCGCGCAGGCGCCTGCTCGATCGCTTGCGAGGTCACGGCATCGACGACGAGCGCGTCGCCTTCACCGCCTTCCGCCCGCGCGCGGAGTACCTGCGGACCTACCACGAGATCGACATCGGGCTCGATACCCTGCCCTACAACGGTCATACCACCAGCCTCGATTCCTACTGGATGGGCGTGCCGGTGGTGACGCGCATCACCGACACGGTGGTGGGCCGCGCCGGCCTGAGCCAGGCCGCCAACCTGGGCTTGAGCGAGATCGTCGCCGACAGCGACGCGCGCTTCGTCGAGATCGCCACCGGGCTGGCACGCGACCTGCCGCGCCTGGCCGCGATGCGTGCCGGCCTGCGCGCGCGGCTCGCCGCCTCGCCGTTGATGGACGGAGCGCGTTTCGCGCGGCATGTCGAGGCGGCGTATCGCGGGGCATGGCAAAACTGGTGCGCGGCTGCCTGA